The following are from one region of the Vibrio rarus genome:
- a CDS encoding SGNH/GDSL hydrolase family protein: MKHTINEKAAQYQPNQIVLLGDSIFDNAPYVQSGESVSEQLETLIGKPHNTSCTTQVDLLAVDGHVMAHIPGQLEKVQPKDQFAKQYAFVSCGGNDLLGYTASGLLLAQAKTVADALESMDQAREYFRQGYTKMLDELQSKFECLTVCTIYDSIPNLPDSERVALCLFNEVILREAANRKLPVLDLRFICNQQLDYAPVSPIEPSKYGAKKIAQAIWERCDESNDLGRGISS; encoded by the coding sequence ATGAAACACACAATAAACGAGAAAGCAGCGCAATATCAACCGAATCAAATTGTTCTATTAGGTGACTCTATTTTTGACAATGCACCGTACGTTCAATCAGGTGAGTCAGTTTCAGAGCAGCTTGAGACTTTAATTGGTAAACCACATAACACATCGTGCACCACTCAAGTGGATCTGTTAGCGGTTGATGGTCATGTGATGGCGCATATCCCAGGCCAGCTAGAAAAAGTTCAGCCAAAAGATCAATTTGCTAAACAATATGCTTTTGTTTCATGCGGTGGTAACGACTTATTAGGTTACACCGCATCGGGACTGCTATTAGCGCAAGCAAAAACGGTTGCTGATGCGTTAGAGTCTATGGATCAAGCTCGTGAATATTTTCGTCAAGGCTATACAAAAATGCTTGATGAGCTACAGAGCAAATTTGAGTGCCTGACGGTATGCACAATTTATGACAGCATCCCTAATTTACCTGATTCAGAACGCGTGGCTTTATGTCTATTTAATGAAGTGATTTTACGAGAAGCCGCCAACAGAAAACTGCCTGTTTTAGACTTGCGATTTATTTGTAATCAACAGCTAGACTACGCTCCGGTATCACCTATTGAACCATCAAAATATGGCGCGAAAAAGATTGCGCAGGCAATATGGGAACGTTGCGATGAGTCAAATGATTTAGGAAGAGGGATAAGTTCATGA
- a CDS encoding WYL domain-containing protein, whose translation MPIYSSSSDRPINKKTLLRFQVIEIIAYWEGRVTTRHLCECFDIGRQQASREINSYINEHSTTNLEYDLPLAGYTASKTFQPLFTKGHVDEYLNLLAVNDRLMSKNNHSALGFREVTSIMPPVRAIDPIIMRTIVRAISNGDRVEVEYLSMNSEDVESRIIAPHSLVETPLRWHVRAYCEKNRAYRDFVLSRFVGEPELIGRSPNPKENDSDWNTDIDLILQADPKLNAHQRSLIEKDYGMSNQELVIASRLSQINYLIESLGLSLCQQSNPSNYRQISIKNMAEIRAVLIGRGLLKE comes from the coding sequence ATGCCAATTTATAGTTCATCATCCGATAGACCAATAAACAAAAAAACATTACTTCGATTTCAAGTCATCGAAATCATTGCCTACTGGGAAGGTAGGGTAACCACCAGACATCTTTGTGAGTGTTTTGATATTGGTCGCCAGCAGGCTTCTAGAGAGATTAATAGTTACATTAATGAGCACTCTACAACCAATTTAGAATATGACTTACCACTTGCCGGTTACACTGCATCTAAAACGTTCCAACCTTTATTTACCAAAGGGCATGTCGATGAATATCTTAATTTATTAGCGGTTAATGACCGTCTAATGTCAAAAAATAATCATTCGGCTCTCGGCTTTAGAGAAGTGACTTCTATAATGCCACCAGTTAGAGCTATTGATCCCATTATCATGAGGACGATTGTTCGGGCGATTAGTAATGGTGATCGCGTGGAGGTGGAATACTTGTCGATGAACTCAGAAGACGTTGAGTCTCGTATCATCGCGCCGCACTCATTAGTTGAAACGCCATTGCGCTGGCACGTTCGTGCTTATTGTGAAAAAAATAGAGCGTATAGAGACTTTGTATTGAGTCGCTTTGTGGGAGAGCCTGAACTCATAGGTAGGTCGCCTAATCCAAAAGAAAATGACAGTGATTGGAACACAGACATTGACCTTATTTTGCAAGCTGATCCAAAACTGAACGCACATCAACGATCCTTAATCGAAAAGGACTACGGTATGAGCAATCAAGAGCTCGTTATTGCCAGTCGTTTGTCACAGATAAATTATCTGATTGAATCCCTAGGGTTAAGTCTTTGCCAGCAAAGTAACCCGTCAAATTATCGTCAAATCAGTATAAAAAATATGGCAGAGATTAGAGCTGTGCTAATCGGTCGTGGTTTGTTGAAAGAATAG
- a CDS encoding DEAD/DEAH box helicase family protein — MHDKAQRLRQAVHAVLEGDTLHSHQVSAASKTFEAFHGNVRAVVTAAEMQAGKSGIALALCCLQRLSLSDKNICDRKQLKDTLYLVTMPDTALKEQAEDDLKLAKNVIVSNFINFEKALENEFKGNPPKLIIIDECHYGSNVAAVRYSKVFDYLERENDTCKVVFISATPFGALYGAETEYQTAIEYQAAAEHNNNQKLLNQAKEAAENAIRDSILRRDFNTRLVFHKTSDEYYGVREMLKSGRVHGLDKDNKNFLNQSDERDSFVEHFKKHEGMGWSLVRVPAGFAMEAKDFFISNGIDKESVYILGNSLTGVPEDEHCSIEQFKKIFDDAQLFEDKLIAITVAGARAGINFGSMMKNDLISTWDSTIASVAAVVQANIGRACGYHGNNSSIHFTNLNAAEAYGGILDHLEKTCSEHAASDFEGLREFFDDICQEYHVNGLDVGLTIKYKRRRPIGDVETYSTQGYTVVPAKLLENDYDFEKHTKDKDVLRAIQTIRDEFTAKGAPSVKGNRAMRGKKKNWIKAHWINGDSYDNPEKARADGTQKEKTLMYTKMLDDNEYLEFNRVVAPGSGELSENKLVTAAIFSIYNISRRDVSKKIMTQEDVWEMCDHFGVERDDTLFVVYKRGEYNIERSIAKKEHNELPEKTGELSDESHFSDTTESTY; from the coding sequence ATGCACGATAAAGCTCAAAGATTGCGTCAAGCGGTACATGCCGTATTAGAAGGTGACACATTGCATTCGCATCAGGTTTCAGCTGCAAGCAAAACATTTGAAGCCTTTCACGGTAACGTTAGAGCAGTTGTTACAGCCGCAGAAATGCAAGCTGGTAAATCTGGTATCGCCTTAGCTTTATGTTGCCTACAGCGTTTGAGTTTATCTGATAAAAATATCTGTGACCGTAAGCAGCTGAAAGATACCCTTTATCTCGTCACAATGCCCGATACAGCCCTAAAGGAACAAGCCGAAGATGATCTAAAACTTGCCAAGAACGTTATTGTTAGCAACTTCATCAACTTCGAAAAAGCTTTAGAGAATGAATTTAAAGGTAATCCTCCAAAGCTGATCATTATCGACGAATGTCATTATGGTTCAAATGTTGCTGCTGTTCGGTATAGCAAGGTATTTGACTACCTAGAAAGAGAGAATGACACCTGTAAAGTTGTCTTTATCTCCGCGACCCCTTTCGGTGCTCTATATGGTGCTGAAACCGAGTATCAAACTGCTATTGAATATCAGGCCGCTGCAGAGCATAACAACAACCAGAAATTATTAAATCAAGCAAAAGAAGCTGCTGAAAACGCAATTCGTGACTCCATCTTACGCAGAGACTTCAACACTCGCCTGGTTTTCCATAAAACGAGTGACGAATATTATGGTGTTCGAGAGATGCTCAAAAGCGGACGGGTTCATGGGCTAGATAAAGACAATAAAAACTTCCTAAATCAATCCGATGAACGAGATTCATTTGTTGAGCATTTCAAAAAGCATGAAGGTATGGGTTGGTCACTAGTCCGCGTACCTGCTGGCTTTGCAATGGAAGCTAAAGATTTTTTCATCTCGAACGGCATAGATAAAGAATCCGTTTATATTCTAGGTAACTCTTTAACAGGTGTTCCAGAAGACGAGCACTGTAGCATAGAGCAGTTTAAAAAGATCTTCGATGACGCTCAGCTTTTTGAAGACAAACTAATAGCTATAACTGTTGCTGGAGCTCGTGCAGGTATTAATTTCGGTTCAATGATGAAAAATGACCTAATCTCGACATGGGATAGCACTATTGCGAGTGTAGCTGCTGTAGTTCAGGCCAATATTGGACGAGCGTGTGGCTACCATGGCAACAACTCATCTATCCACTTTACAAATCTTAACGCTGCTGAAGCTTATGGCGGTATATTAGACCATCTCGAAAAAACATGCTCCGAACATGCAGCATCAGACTTCGAAGGCCTACGAGAATTCTTCGACGATATCTGTCAGGAGTATCATGTGAATGGCCTCGATGTCGGTCTAACAATAAAATACAAACGTCGTCGCCCTATTGGTGATGTGGAAACTTACAGTACGCAAGGATATACCGTGGTCCCTGCCAAACTGTTGGAAAACGACTACGACTTTGAAAAGCATACTAAAGATAAAGATGTTCTTCGAGCAATCCAAACTATTCGCGACGAATTCACTGCAAAAGGTGCCCCTAGCGTTAAAGGCAACCGTGCTATGCGTGGTAAAAAGAAAAACTGGATTAAAGCTCACTGGATCAATGGTGACAGTTACGACAACCCTGAAAAAGCTCGTGCTGACGGTACTCAGAAAGAGAAAACTCTGATGTATACAAAAATGCTAGATGACAATGAATATCTTGAGTTTAACAGAGTTGTCGCCCCCGGTTCCGGTGAACTATCAGAAAATAAGCTGGTTACTGCCGCGATATTTAGCATCTACAACATATCAAGACGTGATGTAAGCAAAAAGATAATGACTCAAGAAGATGTTTGGGAAATGTGTGATCACTTTGGCGTCGAGCGAGACGACACGTTATTTGTCGTTTATAAACGCGGCGAATACAATATAGAACGCTCAATAGCAAAGAAAGAACACAACGAACTACCCGAGAAAACGGGAGAACTGAGCGATGAGTCTCACTTCTCAGATACCACAGAATCAACATATTAG
- a CDS encoding DEAD/DEAH box helicase family protein, which produces MQELTFAHQRIAADKAFSKFQNGSRAVVIAAEMQSGKSGISLALSGLQRLSLPDDKICSRKYLKDTLYLVTMADIALQEQAKQDLAGSKNVIVSNFTNFEHCLRASFKHQPPKLIIIDECHYGSSNNSVRYDGIFNYLEKENTDCKVAFISATPFSALYAAGADSILRHSFNTSLVFHKTSSDYHGIRQMHRNNQIIKLDEDFRDFCEESLLRSRFIRQIREHSGSGWSLIRVPSSQARLAKDILVAQGFEAEQIHIIGQKLVGVEDSELSSIEDFKRDFEVAQLFDDKLIAITVAGFRAGVNFGQDMKQSLINTWDSTIANIAAVVQANIGRSCGYHNNSTAKHYTNLDAIGAYSELLEHLESRDESQEFEGLQDLFEQVCDKYNVRGFDRGIEVSPFRQVKETKKLDDTKTYLTKGFIVVPGKLAELDFDYSAYTQDPELLEAITLIRQEYLQDDGPYRKKGRAMRGNHQNWVKAQWVNGATYDDNTASCAKSRSISLTSKINNGEEIEFNQIVNPGGGEKTEDKRVMASVFSIYNLSGQMDAYKRAMDDDDMREICRIFNVEEDNTLILIYQRGNFSQSLSDHKALAEDKGQYGRIRHKSVF; this is translated from the coding sequence ATGCAAGAGCTCACCTTTGCACACCAAAGAATTGCTGCCGACAAAGCGTTTTCCAAATTTCAAAATGGCTCTAGAGCAGTAGTTATCGCAGCAGAAATGCAGTCAGGAAAATCAGGAATTTCATTGGCGCTGAGTGGCCTACAAAGACTTTCATTGCCCGATGATAAAATATGCTCTCGCAAGTACCTTAAAGATACACTCTATCTCGTTACTATGGCTGACATAGCTCTCCAAGAGCAAGCTAAACAAGACCTGGCTGGAAGTAAAAATGTCATAGTTAGCAATTTCACAAATTTTGAACATTGCCTACGCGCTAGTTTCAAGCATCAGCCTCCCAAGTTAATTATTATCGATGAGTGCCATTATGGTTCAAGTAATAATAGTGTCCGATACGACGGCATATTTAATTATCTAGAGAAAGAAAATACAGATTGTAAAGTTGCATTTATTTCCGCCACTCCCTTTAGTGCTTTATATGCTGCAGGGGCTGACTCTATACTTCGTCACAGCTTTAATACATCTTTAGTGTTTCACAAAACAAGCAGCGACTACCACGGCATTCGTCAAATGCATCGCAATAACCAAATTATTAAACTCGATGAAGATTTCAGAGACTTTTGCGAAGAGTCCCTACTTCGCAGTCGGTTTATCAGGCAAATTCGGGAGCATTCGGGTAGCGGTTGGTCTTTGATTCGTGTCCCCTCTAGCCAAGCTAGATTGGCAAAAGACATTCTAGTAGCACAAGGCTTTGAAGCAGAACAGATTCATATAATTGGCCAAAAGCTGGTTGGCGTAGAAGATTCTGAGCTCTCTTCTATTGAAGACTTTAAGCGTGATTTTGAGGTGGCCCAGCTATTTGACGATAAGTTGATCGCAATTACTGTCGCTGGTTTTAGAGCTGGAGTGAACTTCGGTCAAGATATGAAACAAAGCCTCATCAACACATGGGATAGTACGATTGCTAACATTGCTGCGGTTGTTCAGGCTAACATTGGTCGTTCATGTGGCTATCACAACAATTCTACGGCAAAACACTACACCAACTTAGACGCTATAGGTGCTTATAGTGAGCTATTGGAGCATTTAGAGTCTCGAGATGAAAGTCAAGAATTTGAGGGTCTTCAGGACTTATTTGAACAAGTATGTGATAAATATAATGTTAGAGGTTTTGATAGAGGAATTGAAGTTTCACCGTTTAGACAAGTTAAAGAAACGAAAAAACTCGACGACACTAAAACCTACCTAACCAAAGGCTTTATCGTTGTACCAGGTAAGTTAGCAGAGCTTGACTTTGACTATAGTGCTTACACCCAAGATCCTGAGCTTCTTGAAGCGATAACTCTCATTCGCCAAGAATATCTTCAAGATGATGGGCCATATAGGAAGAAAGGTCGTGCAATGCGGGGCAACCACCAGAACTGGGTTAAAGCGCAATGGGTAAATGGCGCTACGTACGATGACAACACCGCAAGCTGTGCTAAATCCAGATCGATATCACTCACCTCTAAAATAAATAACGGTGAAGAGATCGAGTTCAATCAAATTGTTAATCCTGGTGGTGGTGAAAAAACCGAAGATAAGCGTGTTATGGCAAGTGTGTTCAGTATTTATAACCTTTCCGGTCAGATGGATGCATACAAACGTGCAATGGATGACGACGACATGCGGGAGATCTGCCGTATTTTTAACGTCGAAGAAGACAACACCCTAATCCTTATCTATCAGCGTGGCAATTTTTCACAAAGTTTGTCAGATCATAAAGCTCTTGCTGAAGATAAAGGGCAATATGGTCGTATTCGCCACAAAAGTGTGTTCTAG
- a CDS encoding zeta toxin family protein translates to MSSQEELITQKAIKEAKKLKKKLAREMVDHLPQEESAVSVFMAGSPGAGKTETARNMIKTFKSESGVDLVHIENDELRKEFEDYDGINSPLFQRPATLLVEAIHDRALKRDVSFILDSTLSSLEKAKDNIQRSLKRNRYILIIFVYQEPEQAWCLVKAREIVEGRRVPEEVFVNQFMESQRVVSELKKLFEDQIDIIFIEKNIDGNNERPHFNVTDIDALLRKKYNREYLKTIVGLN, encoded by the coding sequence ATGTCATCTCAAGAAGAGCTGATTACTCAGAAAGCGATTAAAGAAGCTAAAAAACTGAAAAAGAAGTTGGCTCGAGAGATGGTCGATCATTTACCTCAGGAAGAGTCTGCGGTGTCGGTTTTTATGGCTGGCTCTCCAGGGGCAGGTAAAACAGAAACGGCTCGAAACATGATCAAAACCTTCAAAAGTGAATCTGGTGTAGATCTTGTTCATATAGAAAATGACGAGTTACGTAAAGAGTTTGAAGATTATGATGGCATAAACTCACCTTTGTTCCAAAGGCCTGCTACATTATTAGTAGAAGCGATCCATGATAGGGCTTTGAAGAGAGATGTTAGTTTTATATTGGATTCTACGCTCTCTAGTCTCGAAAAAGCTAAAGATAATATCCAGCGCTCTTTAAAACGTAATCGCTATATACTGATTATTTTTGTGTATCAAGAACCTGAGCAAGCATGGTGCTTAGTTAAGGCGCGAGAGATAGTAGAAGGAAGGCGGGTTCCTGAAGAGGTATTTGTAAATCAGTTTATGGAATCACAAAGAGTAGTCAGTGAACTGAAAAAGCTTTTCGAGGATCAAATTGATATTATTTTCATTGAGAAAAATATTGACGGCAATAACGAAAGACCTCATTTTAATGTGACGGATATTGACGCTCTTCTGCGTAAAAAGTACAATCGCGAGTATCTGAAAACCATCGTTGGCTTAAATTAA
- the pglZ gene encoding BREX-1 system phosphatase PglZ type B: MLVVNYLIEQLRNSATFNKSVQVAPAAILWTDIDCQWQSAMPYIKQQLPELIELGEYKPEERTGPAIWVKCAIAAKLEECELPEDKTPIIYLPGVGRKDLRAIEQCPENLQPLAELQYRGCWWAYNTAGRDWSVGSFLTNPKVGLELDLAKDKKTQEAIIQVLPDLLETPETKLKGKRLEAEDFYSIVLDDPIKDILGWLNNPTEKFEQWQGSKWGIFSQSCLSRYGFEPNEANIALALELLCDAQGVWQGVWERFEETASNLSALVDRLKTVIPSGLAFDAQNYLSENLRDESAIEEAFKQIAGSNRENLKQTFTTLWNSQQSRQDWIWSQLGFSPWLDILEQVTIVLEHTEIPFTSGSPEGMAELYTSRFWQADAAVLSAMAKAKDIHHQQLVADVLAVIYTPWLERVALNFQDQVRLNGYPGDKQLKETSANYSVGSQVIFFVDGLRFDTAKQLESKLSAIGVNTDLTSQWSALPSLTATAKAAVTPLADLLTGLEDNNDFIPALASTQASFSSHYLKKLLAERGWQYLDGLETGEQNGYAWVQTGDLDNLGHKQQLKMPQYIEQVLDDVVARIRGLLDAGWKRIKIVTDHGWLWVPDGLPKGEIHKSLGTNRQRRCAILKSNVQYDGLVVPWFWNPNVSIAMAPGISGYVSGDHYNHGGLSLQECLTPVLNINKA; the protein is encoded by the coding sequence ATGTTAGTCGTTAATTATTTAATCGAGCAGTTGCGAAACTCAGCAACTTTTAATAAGTCAGTTCAAGTAGCACCTGCTGCCATTTTGTGGACAGACATTGATTGCCAATGGCAATCCGCAATGCCATACATCAAGCAGCAGTTGCCTGAACTAATTGAACTCGGTGAATACAAGCCAGAAGAGCGTACAGGCCCAGCGATTTGGGTTAAGTGTGCTATTGCTGCAAAACTAGAAGAGTGCGAACTACCTGAAGATAAAACGCCAATCATTTATCTTCCTGGTGTTGGGCGAAAAGATTTACGAGCTATTGAGCAATGCCCTGAGAATTTGCAACCATTGGCTGAACTACAATACCGTGGTTGCTGGTGGGCGTATAACACGGCAGGGCGTGACTGGTCAGTTGGTTCGTTCCTAACTAATCCTAAAGTAGGTCTAGAACTCGACCTTGCAAAAGATAAAAAGACTCAAGAAGCTATCATCCAAGTATTGCCAGATCTGTTGGAAACGCCTGAAACTAAGTTGAAGGGCAAGAGGTTAGAGGCTGAAGATTTTTATTCTATCGTTTTGGATGATCCGATCAAAGACATCCTAGGTTGGCTTAATAACCCAACGGAAAAGTTCGAACAATGGCAAGGCAGTAAGTGGGGTATTTTCAGTCAGTCCTGCTTGTCAAGATACGGTTTTGAACCGAACGAAGCGAATATAGCACTTGCTCTAGAGTTGCTCTGTGATGCTCAAGGTGTATGGCAAGGCGTATGGGAGCGATTTGAAGAGACAGCAAGCAATCTTTCTGCATTGGTTGACCGCCTAAAAACAGTAATACCATCGGGACTTGCTTTTGACGCTCAAAATTACTTATCCGAAAACTTGCGTGATGAATCTGCTATTGAAGAGGCATTTAAGCAAATAGCGGGCAGTAATCGTGAGAACCTGAAGCAGACGTTCACTACACTGTGGAATAGCCAACAATCACGCCAAGATTGGATATGGTCTCAGCTAGGCTTTTCTCCTTGGTTAGACATTTTAGAGCAAGTTACGATTGTTCTTGAGCATACAGAGATCCCATTTACATCAGGTTCGCCAGAGGGCATGGCTGAGTTGTATACCAGTCGTTTCTGGCAGGCTGATGCCGCAGTGCTGAGTGCGATGGCAAAAGCGAAAGATATTCACCATCAGCAGTTGGTTGCGGATGTACTAGCTGTGATCTATACGCCATGGTTGGAAAGGGTGGCGCTTAACTTTCAAGATCAAGTCCGATTGAATGGTTACCCTGGCGATAAACAGTTAAAAGAAACATCAGCAAACTACTCTGTTGGTAGCCAAGTGATTTTCTTTGTTGATGGGTTGCGTTTCGATACCGCGAAGCAATTGGAGAGCAAACTTTCAGCCATTGGTGTAAACACCGATCTCACTTCTCAATGGTCTGCGCTTCCGTCATTGACAGCAACAGCCAAAGCCGCGGTAACACCGTTGGCTGACTTGCTAACGGGTTTAGAAGATAACAATGATTTCATTCCAGCATTAGCGAGTACACAAGCATCTTTTAGTAGTCACTACCTTAAGAAGTTACTTGCCGAACGAGGCTGGCAGTACTTAGATGGCCTTGAAACAGGTGAACAGAATGGTTATGCCTGGGTGCAAACAGGAGACCTAGATAACTTAGGTCACAAGCAACAGTTAAAGATGCCCCAGTACATTGAGCAGGTATTAGATGATGTTGTCGCACGAATTCGAGGTCTATTGGACGCGGGTTGGAAGCGAATCAAAATCGTCACAGACCATGGCTGGTTATGGGTGCCAGATGGCTTACCAAAAGGTGAAATTCACAAGTCATTGGGGACAAATCGTCAACGTCGCTGTGCGATATTGAAGAGCAATGTTCAATACGATGGTTTAGTCGTACCTTGGTTCTGGAATCCGAATGTTTCTATAGCGATGGCTCCTGGTATTTCAGGTTATGTATCAGGTGATCACTATAATCACGGTGGTCTGTCATTGCAGGAATGTTTGACGCCTGTGTTAAATATTAATAAGGCTTAA
- a CDS encoding DUF262 domain-containing protein gives MIKSVENYAVSALFSVDEKVIYAIPRYQREYTWGKWQWDTLFEDLLDNDPSYFLGSIICINQSTDALAVQSLELVDGQQRMTTLSLLKAAIYSCFKNLDVELEFEQQLELHNLKHKLILKSNADQTRIVPQVQNSNQQDYFWVLNQAGVLKEADYPSNAGNRRIVRAFRHFSSRIEEYLQESSDRVSALTSLIEKVNTATLVKIEVASHADAYTLFESLNNRGVPLTAIDLIKNKLLAKLESDDEGQIDKHFNNWTKVLGYLGDDYGVQERFFRQYYNAFKPKLKDIVSVPVATKSNLMQVYEKLISHDAETFLAKMIKHSELYAQIICHNQVPEQPRLSYLLEDLERVQGVPSYLLLMLLFAKQEKLRLSFDHLENITKLLIAFFVRRNTTDKPATRDLTRIFMDLTGVIPTLQGDEIVDAVATSLSRVSADDETFKRDLSGNLYADNKSVCRYVLCALEQSRMTRETERNLWVVKGKQFVWTIEHIFPQGENIPQCWVDMIAQGDEALAKQYLETHAHKLGNLTISGYNSTLGNKSFIEKRDRQDKKGSPVGYNNGLYLNAELAKADSWSVEQIDNRTQELVQQILQMYPLPISNKERL, from the coding sequence ATGATTAAGTCGGTAGAAAACTACGCGGTTTCTGCCTTGTTTAGCGTAGATGAGAAAGTCATCTACGCTATTCCTAGGTATCAGCGTGAATACACCTGGGGTAAATGGCAGTGGGATACATTATTTGAAGATTTGCTCGATAATGATCCAAGCTACTTTTTGGGTTCTATTATCTGTATCAACCAAAGTACCGACGCCCTAGCCGTACAATCATTGGAGCTGGTTGATGGTCAACAGAGAATGACTACTCTGTCATTGCTTAAAGCAGCCATATACTCATGCTTCAAGAACCTTGACGTAGAACTTGAATTTGAACAACAACTCGAACTTCATAACTTGAAGCACAAGTTGATTTTGAAAAGCAATGCAGATCAGACTCGTATTGTGCCGCAAGTTCAAAATAGCAATCAGCAGGATTATTTCTGGGTATTAAATCAAGCAGGCGTACTCAAAGAAGCCGACTACCCATCAAATGCGGGTAATCGGAGAATTGTTCGAGCTTTCCGACATTTCAGCTCTCGAATTGAGGAATATCTCCAAGAATCAAGCGATAGAGTGTCAGCGCTAACATCGCTAATAGAAAAAGTGAATACTGCAACCTTAGTCAAGATTGAGGTGGCAAGTCATGCTGATGCGTACACATTGTTTGAATCATTGAACAATAGAGGTGTGCCACTTACCGCGATTGATCTTATTAAAAACAAGCTACTTGCTAAGCTTGAAAGTGATGATGAAGGCCAAATCGACAAGCATTTCAATAATTGGACGAAGGTATTAGGTTACCTCGGTGATGATTATGGCGTTCAGGAGCGCTTTTTTAGGCAATACTACAATGCGTTTAAGCCTAAGTTGAAAGACATAGTTAGTGTTCCTGTTGCGACTAAGTCGAACCTGATGCAAGTCTATGAGAAGCTTATCTCACATGATGCAGAGACATTTCTTGCCAAGATGATTAAGCATTCTGAGCTGTATGCACAGATCATTTGCCATAACCAGGTTCCTGAGCAACCAAGGCTTTCTTATTTGCTTGAAGATTTAGAACGTGTTCAAGGGGTGCCTTCTTATCTGCTTCTGATGCTGCTTTTTGCTAAGCAAGAAAAGCTAAGGTTGTCATTTGATCACCTAGAAAATATCACCAAGTTATTGATTGCTTTCTTTGTTAGACGTAATACAACCGACAAACCTGCCACTCGCGATCTTACTCGAATCTTTATGGATTTGACTGGGGTAATACCAACTCTTCAAGGGGATGAAATTGTTGATGCGGTGGCGACGAGCTTAAGTCGAGTTAGTGCTGATGACGAAACGTTTAAACGTGATTTGTCAGGCAACTTATACGCAGACAATAAGTCGGTGTGTCGTTACGTGTTGTGTGCGCTAGAGCAGAGTCGGATGACACGAGAGACAGAGCGCAATTTGTGGGTTGTTAAAGGTAAGCAGTTTGTCTGGACTATTGAGCATATCTTCCCGCAAGGAGAAAATATTCCTCAGTGCTGGGTCGATATGATCGCACAAGGTGATGAGGCTTTGGCGAAGCAGTATTTGGAAACACACGCTCATAAACTCGGTAATCTGACTATTTCTGGCTACAACAGTACGCTTGGAAACAAAAGCTTTATTGAAAAGCGAGATAGACAGGACAAGAAAGGCAGCCCTGTGGGATACAATAATGGTTTGTACCTCAATGCTGAGCTTGCTAAAGCTGATTCGTGGTCGGTCGAGCAGATCGATAATCGAACGCAAGAGCTTGTACAACAGATTTTGCAGATGTACCCGTTACCAATTTCGAACAAAGAAAGGCTTTAA